The Embleya scabrispora genome contains the following window.
GTCCTGCTGCGGTCGGTCTATTCGGGCGCGCGCGTGGCGATCGAGGTGGTGGCCGTCGACAGCGGCCCCGGCATCTCCGACGTCGCGTGGGCGAGCACGGACGGCAACTCGAGCCGCGGCACCCTGGGTATCGGCCTGGGCGGCATCCTGCGCCTGGCGGACGACGCCGACCTGTTCTCGCTCCCCGGTCGTGGAGTCACGTTGGCCCTGCGGTTTCGAAGCCGGGGGGCGGGTGACGCGGCATGGGACGAGGTGGCCGGACTGACGCGGCCGATCACCGGCGAGACGGTGTGCGGCGACGCGTACGCCGTGCGTGTCGACGAGGGGACGACCACCGTCATGTTGTGCGACGGTCTGGGGCACGGCCCGATGGCCGCGCGTGCCTCCGACGTCGCGGTGCGGGCTTTCGAGGCCGCTCCCCCGGGACGGCCCGACACGTACGCCGACCACCTGCATCGGGCGATGAGCGGCACCCGAGGCGGCGCGCTCTCCATCGCGCAACTGGACCCGGCCGCCGGCGTCGTACGCTTCTGCGGCATCGGTAACGTCTCCGGCACGATCCTGAGCCACGGGCCCCGCCGGGGCATGGCCTCCCTGCCCGGCATCGCCGGCCAACACGCGCGCACTCGGCGCGTGTTCGAGTACGACCTGCCTGCCGGAGCGATGGTCGTGCTGCACTCCGACGGCCTGACCGAACGCGGACGCGCCGCCGACGCTCCCGGTCTGACGTCGCATACCCCGCTCGTGGTCGCGGCGACGCTGCTGCGCGACGCAGGCACTCGGTCCGACGACGCGTGTGTCGTGGCGGTCAGGGCGCCCCGAAGGGCCGGTTGATCGTGGACGACCAACATTCGCCGTGGCAGGCCACGATCACACCCCTGACCAGGTGTCCCCTGCACGACGCCAATGACGTCTTCGTCGTGCGGCAACTCGCCCGCAACGTCGCCGAGGCCGTCGGTCTCGGCCGCCAGGACCGCGTGCGGGTGGCCACCGCCCTGAGCGAGATCGGCCGCGAACTCATCGACGCCGTCGGCCCGGCCGTCGTCGAGTTCGGCGTCGAACTCGACGGTGTCGAACCCTCTCTCGTGGTGGAGATCGCCTGGAAGACACCCGGCCCGAACGGCGTCGGCATCACGCCGCCCTCGGTCGGCGCCGCGGAACGCCTGCTGGAGGACGTCCAGCGGCTCGAGAGCCGCATCGTGGTGCGTAAACGCCTGGTGGGTTTCCGGCCCGGCGACGTGGAACCGGCCAGGGCGGCTGTTGCCGCCTCGAGTCCGCGCAGCGCGCTGGAAGAACTCCGCTCCCAGAACCAGGAATTGCTCAACGCGCTCGACGACCTCCAGGCCCGCCGAGACGACCTGCTGCGCCTCAATGACGAACTCCAGGAAACCAATCAGGGTGTCCTGGCGTTGTACGCGGAACTGTCCCAGGAACTCGCGGACACCAACACCGGCGTGGTCGCGCTCTACGCCGAACTGGAGGAGAAGACCCGGCAGTTGCACGTGATCGCCGAGACCCGCACCCGGTTCTGGGCCAATGTCAGCCACGAACTGCGCACGCCGGTCAACTCGGTCATCGGCCTCGCCCGGCTGCTCCTGGATCCCGCCGCCGACCCGCTCACCGAGGAGCAGCGCCGCCAGACGACGCTGATCGAGTCGTCCGGCGCCACGCTGTCGACCCTGGTGAACGAACTCCTCGACATCGCCAAGGCCGAGTCGGGACGCATGGAGGCGCACCTGGCCCCGGTCGACCTCGTCGAACTGCTCACCCACATACACGGCGTGATGCACCCGGTCGTGGCCCCGGACGTCACGTTCCGCCTGGAGGTCGGCGATCATCCGCCCACGTTGGTCACCGACGAGGTCGTCCTCACCCGGGTCCTGCGCAATCTGTTGTCCAACGCATTGAAGTTCACCGAACACGGCGAGGTCGTGCTCACCGCGGGCCACGACCCGGTCGCCGAGCGGCTGGTGCTGACCGTCCGCGACACCGGCATCGGCATCACGGCCGACCAGCTCGCGCAGGTCTTCGAGGAGTTCTACCAGATTCCCGGACCCTTGCAGGCGCGGTCGGCCGGCACCGGCCTCGGGCTGCCCTATGCCCGTAGCCTCACCCGCCTGCTGGGAGGCACGCTCACCTTGGAGAGCACCCCGGACGTCGGAACCACCGCCACCGTGCGGCTCCCCCTGCCCACCGCGGCCGCCGCGCCTTCGGGGGAGCATGCGCCGCGGGTCGACCACGCACTCGTGATCGACGACGATCCCGCATTCCGGGAGATGTTTCGCGCGCTGGCTCGGCCGCTCGTCACCCGACTGGTCGAGGCGAGCGACGGAACCCTCGGCCTCGCCCTTGCCGCCGAGGACCCGCCCGACGTGATCTTCCTCGACCTGCACATGCCCGATCCCGACGGATTCGAGGTCATGCGGCGCCTCGCGGCGCACCCCACACTCTCGCGCGTACCGGTCGTCGTGGTGACCTCGCTCGATCGATCGATACTGCTCGAACGAGTCGCGGCGGTGTACAGCCTGCCCAAGGCCGGCCTGACCACCGACGACATCGCCCACGCCCTCGACGTGTCGCGAACCGACCACGCCGACGGAGGCGCCACGTGATGCGACCGCTCGCGACCGCCGCGGATCACGGTGCCGTGCCCGAGGCCGCCGCCACCGTCCTGGTCGTCGACGACACCGAGACCAAGCGCTACATCCTTGCCAGTTGGCTCCGGCGGGCCGGGCACCGCGTCGTCGAGGCCGCGACCGGCGCCGAGGCATTGGACCTGGCCTTCGCCGCCGCCGACGAGGGCCACGCGGTGGACGCGGCCATCGTCGACGTGCGACTGCCGGACGCCAGCGG
Protein-coding sequences here:
- a CDS encoding ATP-binding protein, with the translated sequence MTTGTNGPADREASVSPRPARAADVSWFRHGDPSMPAAVRRAATALAHRLGFDAVRSEEIGIVVLEAATNLHRHADDGAVLLRSVYSGARVAIEVVAVDSGPGISDVAWASTDGNSSRGTLGIGLGGILRLADDADLFSLPGRGVTLALRFRSRGAGDAAWDEVAGLTRPITGETVCGDAYAVRVDEGTTTVMLCDGLGHGPMAARASDVAVRAFEAAPPGRPDTYADHLHRAMSGTRGGALSIAQLDPAAGVVRFCGIGNVSGTILSHGPRRGMASLPGIAGQHARTRRVFEYDLPAGAMVVLHSDGLTERGRAADAPGLTSHTPLVVAATLLRDAGTRSDDACVVAVRAPRRAG
- a CDS encoding ATP-binding protein, with protein sequence MDDQHSPWQATITPLTRCPLHDANDVFVVRQLARNVAEAVGLGRQDRVRVATALSEIGRELIDAVGPAVVEFGVELDGVEPSLVVEIAWKTPGPNGVGITPPSVGAAERLLEDVQRLESRIVVRKRLVGFRPGDVEPARAAVAASSPRSALEELRSQNQELLNALDDLQARRDDLLRLNDELQETNQGVLALYAELSQELADTNTGVVALYAELEEKTRQLHVIAETRTRFWANVSHELRTPVNSVIGLARLLLDPAADPLTEEQRRQTTLIESSGATLSTLVNELLDIAKAESGRMEAHLAPVDLVELLTHIHGVMHPVVAPDVTFRLEVGDHPPTLVTDEVVLTRVLRNLLSNALKFTEHGEVVLTAGHDPVAERLVLTVRDTGIGITADQLAQVFEEFYQIPGPLQARSAGTGLGLPYARSLTRLLGGTLTLESTPDVGTTATVRLPLPTAAAAPSGEHAPRVDHALVIDDDPAFREMFRALARPLVTRLVEASDGTLGLALAAEDPPDVIFLDLHMPDPDGFEVMRRLAAHPTLSRVPVVVVTSLDRSILLERVAAVYSLPKAGLTTDDIAHALDVSRTDHADGGAT